Part of the Lolium rigidum isolate FL_2022 chromosome 6, APGP_CSIRO_Lrig_0.1, whole genome shotgun sequence genome, CTGGTTAGAAATGCAAAAACCCCAAGCGACCTGCTTCGCTTCATGTGAAGACTGAAAACTGATTGGATTGTTATTGATTTGTAGGGACGTTTTATACCTGTGGTCATGAGAGCCGATCTGATCATGGACGGGGACCAGCCGGGGTGGGCCGACTTGACGAAGGCCCCGGCACCGGCGACGTGCGGGCAGGCCATGGAGGTGCCGGACTTGATGGCGAAGGCCGAGGGTTTCTTTCCAGCGGGGACTTCCGCCTTGTCCGTGGACGGCATCGCTGCGGCGAGGATGCTCACCCCTGGCGCCATCAGATCAGGCTGCCACATACACACGCACACACAAATCGCCATGAGAACGGATGCTAACTAATCCGTCTGGCAAAGACTCCATCCAGCCCTGTTGCTAATTGAGCTAACCTTGAGCACGGATTCGGTGAGACCACCAGGGCCGCGCGCCGAGAAGGACGCCACCGTGGGCGCCGGCTTGAACTCCTTGACGTCCTTGGTCGGGAGGATCACGGCCGTCGGATTCCTGAATCAGAGAAACATCGTCGTTCACTTCACTTCACTTCACTTCCTCCATTAACAACCACCGGCCGCTGCTTGGTCACTCACTTGGTGGAGATCATGTAGCCGAGGATCTGGGCGCCGACGTCGTTGCCCACCTGGGTGAAGGCGAAGCTGCCGGCGTCGAACGGCACGTCCTTCTGCTCGTCGTCGATCAGCACCAGCCCGCTCGCCCCGGACCCCTCCGCGACCAGCTTCTTCACCCGCCTCGCCACCATCGAGTTCGTGCCCACGCACACCACGATCTTCCCGGCCACCTTCTGCGTGTCCAGCGATCCAGGATAGCAGTTGCTGCAATGCAATTCGTGACAAGACAGGATCGACACTGATCAATTTGCAGGCGTGACGACGGTGACGTTTGTGAAATCCTCAAAATGGTCGATCTTGTAGTACCTTGCCTCCGACACCGGCGTGTACCGACCTGCCGCTTCGGCCCCCGTCACCAGAGGGTAGCGCTCTCCACTGAGGCTTTGGTTCGAGAAGTTAATGGCGACTCCCTGAAACGGCGCGTTTTGTTCAGGTCTGCAGCTAAGACTTGAAACCATGGCAATCTTGCACTAGTGTACACTGCGCGCGGTGGCGCGTACCTTGATGACGTTCCCGTTACCGAGGACGACGCTGGACTGGAATGTGCGgtcgatggtggaggcggcgacggtgaggaTCCACGGCGCGGAGTTGACGACGGTGTAGGGGGTGGGCCCGTCGTTGCCGCCGGAGCAGACCACCAGGACGCCCCTCTGGTTCGCGTGGAACGCGCCGAGCGCGATGGGGTCGGAGAGGAAGTCGGACGCCAAGGCGGAGCTCATGCCGATTGAGATGGAGATCACGTCCACCCCGTCGCTCACCGCGTCGTCCACAGCCTTGAGAAGCGCCGAGCTCGAGCACCCGCCCAGGGTGCACACCTTGTACGTGGCCACGCGGCTCGCCGGCGCGCCGCCCTTGGCCGAGCCCCGCGCTAAGCCGTAGTAGTTCgcgtccgccacggccgcgcccgccgccgtcgACGCGCAGTGCGTGCCGTGCCCGACGGTGTCCCTCGGCGAGCCTGCCGTCTCTGCCGGCAACGGTGGCGCACCAGAGAGGGACGCGTTTGGCGAAGCCGACGCCGCCGATTCGGGCTGGCTGCCGTAGTACCGCGCGCCGATGAGCTTCCTGCGGCACAATGCGGGCGATCGCACAAGTTTAGCCGCGCGTCTGACAGAGGAATGCAGTGCACATTGacttttttttacttgttgcAGTCGCTCTTCTTGAAGTCTGGGCCTTCCATGCACACGCCTCGCCACCTCGCCGGCACGCCCCGCATCCCATCGTCGTTGAAGCTCGGCGCCTCCGGCCAGACACCTGCCCGCCGGCGACACCAATTAGGTAGAAAAGGATTCGCGCACATGAGAACAGTGTAATGCAGGTGTCAGTCGCACGACTCATCACGACGTAGAATTGCCTTGACGATCGTACCAGTATCGATGACGCCGATGATGACATCGCCGGAGGCCCGGCGGCCGAGGCGTTCGGCGTGGAGGCCGGACTGGGCGTCGAGGAAGTCCCACGACCGCGTCGTGTGCAGCTGAAGCGCGCGGTCCCGGAACACCGACACCACCCTCTCATGCCCTGCTCATGCAACAACCGAACAAAATCCGGGCACGATGTTAACTCCGCAACTAACAAATCCGGCGCGGAGCGTGGACGGGACCGGGAGCCGAACCGGACAGCGCAgcggcctcctcctcggtgaGCTCGGCGGCGAAGCCCTCGAACGCGTGGTGGTAGCTCTGCGTCAGCGTCGTCGACGGCCGCTCCTGCTCGTCGCTCTGGACGACGATGGATGACAGCATCTGCAGGTGGGAGGCCCGCACCACCTCCGCGTCGCCGCCGGAAGAGCTCCCCAGGTAGACGACATACGACTGAATCAATCACACCCAGCAATCAAATCAAACAAAGTATACTAGGATGACATTCCAATAACCCACGCGCAACCACAAGCATCATTATATTTCCTGAGTAAGCTACTTTAGTTCTTGCATTTCAGGCATCTGGTTGCAGTCTAGCAACACTGATAATTCTACCTCTTTGGCGTGCTGTGCTTCAGCTGAGAGGGGTACCAGGAGGCGGtaggcgaggacgaggatgacgaaGTGCGCGCGGTTCACCATTGATCAGTGCTCGATCACTGCCAGTCTCCAGCTGATGGGAGTGATCACTTGCAGCATGCTCAGGCCCAATTTGTAGCTTGTTATTTTTGGTTTGTTTAACGGAATCCGATTCATCTGAACCCTGACTGGTCTCTCTTTATGTTCCTTTTCTCCGGTGCTGCCGCTTTAGCCTCGCACCGTCGATAGAAACTTCTCTCGGACAAATCCTTTCTCGTCGCTGTTACCTGATCACCCCACATGCCTGTCTGAAATCATATCTGAATGCTGCATAGATTATTAGTAGTATTGTATTCTTTTCTTTGAGGAATCTGCTGGAGAGATTGCTTGGCATTTCGGAATGGAATATGTGCGCTTTCACCGGTGGAGACGGTTCCTTGCTTTCCTGACCTCCTGCACTTACGCTTGCTGTTCCTGCCATTCCGATGCTTCCCTGTCAAGCTTTAGTTAGTGCATAAGTACATGTTACTGATAATGAAGATAACGAAATTTTGGATGGATAatatatcacaaggaaagtattaGATCTCAAAGTTGACGCAGAATCTCCTGCGGTGTCATCGAGCGTTTCAAACGACACATGTCGATAAGCTGCGTGTCAGCGCTAATAGTGTCGGTGCTGCGCAATGTAACTGAGCAATTGTCGAACAACGCTAGCTGGAGCAGGTCGTTTTCAGATACCTTATCTGCTTGCTTTGTACTGGTGACGCTCGTTTTCTGGTAGTTGAGCTCTCACCTCAGGCAGCATGAAGACACATTAATTCTCGTAACAATGCATTTCTGGTTTGTTGCTGACTACTGTTTCCTTTTTTCGTAAGGACGTCTCTCCTTTACTGAGCACTGCATCTCTTTTTTCTTATTGTATGTATGGATATGGCAATATCATACTTGTGGTGGGTCGTTCATCcttgatgatgtgatgatgagaTTGTTTCATTTTCTATCTGGCTTGAGATCCAAGACGGGATCGGAATCAGGAAATCATTACCGCTGTTGATCAACTGGTGGGGAGTAAAGTAGAAAGTAGCAGGGAGGTGTGTCAAGGGCCAGCAAATGAGCAAAAGCATTTTGGCTTCACATGACAATGCAGCATCCAATTCTTCTGTTCAGCCTGCCTGCCATCTTCTTTCAGGCCTTCCTACTGAGTGACACCAACCAGACTGAGAATCAAGtattgtgttcctcttcttcagtTATTCAGTGGAAACTAATAATCCGAGTGATCTAGTGGTaggggctagggttctaccgggccTAGGGCGGaagttgtaagggtggaagtgagggcggagagacTGGAGGGCTCGGCGCCgacggctgggcgccgtcgcggaggaaggaggcggtggctagggttgggtgcAGCTGGGCGCaggggtctcccgtctcccttcaggagacgagacagtatGATACTGAATATTTGTCTAATTAATCACGAAGGGGTACAtacggcctcctctaaaccctaatttacttgggctaagcccctaatttgcttgggctaagcccacaactagccactagtgaGCTTCTTGCGTGTATAGGTCAGACCGACCATAACATCTAGTGATCAAGAATGTGAGGCTTCTACATAGACAAATTAAAAACTTGAGGGTATTGTAGTTCAGAGAACTGGGAAGAGACTGAAGAGTTTGAGGGGGCGTACATTATCGATGTTCCTTCCTTGAACGTCAAGGGCCACAAAAGTGTAGACTGGTTGCAGTAGTCACATACTGGGCATCATAAGCAACTGAGCAAGCAAGCAGAGATTCGTTTGAGACACTTATCAAAGCGAGTGCAAATTTGTCGGAAAGAGCTGACTTTGCAGGAAACTTATCTGAAAACCGGCGTGtgtttttttttggaaacaaCATAGAACTATGTTTCTTCGAATTCAAAAGCCACACTGCATATTGAAGGGCAGTCGGTGTGTGTAGGCGTTCCACTATAACATGCTATTGATGTCTgaaatgaaaacaggttacaaaatAACAGATGAAAAAGACACGCCCAAACTTGCTTCAGACGGGCAGTTGTACGACATCAACTAACCACAGGTACAACTACATCAATCTGCAGCTGTATACAAGTAAGAAAAAATCATTATCATAAATTTTTAATTGCATTATACCAATAGTGTGTCTCAGAACAACAAAATTGTACAGACGAAACAAACACCAATGCATCAGTTACGCAAAAAGAGCATTGGAGGAACGAAACACACAGGTTTACAGAAGAACGGTAGCGCTGACTGTCCAACATGATGGGTTGTTCAGATGttcttgagcttcttcatcttggaCGGTGGCCAGCTGCCCTTCTTCCTCAGCCGCCTCTTTTGGACAAGCCGCCTGCGCCGCTGCCTCAGcttcttggccgccttcatccgtGCCCTCTGCTCCAGGATCATCTTCTGCTTGGACTCGAGTGGCATTTCCTCGATCGAAGCCGCTGGTTTTGGCTTCTCCGGTTGCTCTGCTGCATCAGCTGCACCAGCATCCGCGGAGGCATGGACAATTACCGGCATCTTCTTGGGAGGAGATACATGGCTGAAGGAGGCAGTATTCTTGCACTGCAGTCTCAAGGCTACAAGAATAGCAATGAGAAACGGCACTTAGTAGGATCCCTTCTTACCATGCTGTAAACATTGAAATTCTGAGCTCATGTATGTTGCATGGGTCATCATAGAAAATGAAATGCACCATGGATAACCTTAGTGTGCTCACTAATAATACCATTAAATGGAACCGCTAGATAAAGATATGGCCGGTATATTCACTTATCTATGAAAACTAGAAAACTGGGGGTTGCCGCAGTGTGCTTAATGATATATCATCGACTGCCTATAGCCTACGCTCATAAGGCAATTGATAGTAGCACTATGTTTGAAAGGAGAAATATTTGTAGCCCTAAAGATGTTCATAACACCTAACTGAAGTAATATGTAGCCTAGCAGAGGAAAACAAACATAAATTTTCCAAGAACTGTTGCAGGCAGAGTGCTTGAAGAAATTCCCCGACGAATCATTCCATCGTGGAGAGGCGGAAATATCGCGACTCGAATTGCGCACGCTCAAACTAATTCCCCACCGAATTCTCCGTCAGAATTTGCAACGAGGGATAACTCCGTTAAGTACTTAGACTAAGTTATCAACCTTCAACGAGCGTACGGGGCAATGGAGAGGGCCGGTGCCAGGCAAAGGAGGCACAAGGGCTGCTTACCGGAGGAGGGGACGACATTGTTGGCGGAGGCAGCGGTGGAGAGAGCTcgggcacgaggaggagaggcagATGAGGAGGCGAGGAAGGAGACAGTCGGGGATAGGAGGAGCGCCATGGGTGCGGATTTGGGCTCTGGCCTATCCTATGCGGAAGAAGACCACCTCCCCCAGGAGGATAAGCTTGTGCGGAGCGAGTGCGCTGCGCTCTGATCAGAAATCAACGGTTCGATTTACTCACACTTGAAAGGTGTGGAAGCCGTAAGAGAAGCTCTCAAAGTCTCAAGTCTCACccaagaaaagataagaacacgacaagtaaataaggtaaaacGAAAAGAAATCATAGCGAAGACATAAGATTTTAACGTGAAAAACCTCTTCAACACATAGGTGAAAACCCATTAGCATCAACCGGTAAAACTTTACTATATCGAGAAGTGTTTACAAACGTGATGgatttatcttataatctgataaatcaTAATCGGCGCCTTACAGGAGGTATATATAGGCAGTGAAGACGATCCATACCGCCAGGGCGGaggcgggggagggggggggggggggcttgctcCGTCATCTAAACACTTAGCCTCCCTCttctatgaatttggatcacaacatagtacgTGGGATAGTAATTATGTTAAGGAATAATTCATCATAGTttaattattttattttgggtgtgATTAGTGTACTGAGAACTAACTTTATTCTCGGTACAATCACATCATCGAATCTCAGTTCCAACCTATGTTATAACTCACCATTATCATAGATTAGGAAGCACTCTAGCGGTTTGTAGGTATTTTTTGTAGTTGCAACCTCACTTACAACTAAAAACATGCAATCTAATTTGCAACTCAAATGCACCAATTACAATGCAAATCTAACATAGCAGGAGCTACTGAGCACGAGCTTCGTTCTCATTCTAGTTATCTAGCAAGAACTAGCAAATCCATTTTATTTTAGGGTCGCAAGAGGACAAGACCCAAGTTGATTTGTTGACTACATGCAAATTATACACTGTATTTTAATCTAATTTCAAAAATATACTAATCTAACGTTCCATCAATCGCCCTTTGCAGCATGGACGCATCGTCTCCCTCGCCTCCTCCTACGATGGTGTCGGCGACCAATACCACGACACGGTGGGCCTCGTCTAGCGCCTGTGCCGTGTCGGACTACAAGGCACGCAACTCGGCAGCTGCGATTGACCCGT contains:
- the LOC124668606 gene encoding CO(2)-response secreted protease-like, whose protein sequence is MVNRAHFVILVLAYRLLVPLSAEAQHAKESYVVYLGSSSGGDAEVVRASHLQMLSSIVVQSDEQERPSTTLTQSYHHAFEGFAAELTEEEAAALSGHERVVSVFRDRALQLHTTRSWDFLDAQSGLHAERLGRRASGDVIIGVIDTGVWPEAPSFNDDGMRGVPARWRGVCMEGPDFKKSDCNKKLIGARYYGSQPESAASASPNASLSGAPPLPAETAGSPRDTVGHGTHCASTAAGAAVADANYYGLARGSAKGGAPASRVATYKVCTLGGCSSSALLKAVDDAVSDGVDVISISIGMSSALASDFLSDPIALGAFHANQRGVLVVCSGGNDGPTPYTVVNSAPWILTVAASTIDRTFQSSVVLGNGNVIKGVAINFSNQSLSGERYPLVTGAEAAGRYTPVSEASNCYPGSLDTQKVAGKIVVCVGTNSMVARRVKKLVAEGSGASGLVLIDDEQKDVPFDAGSFAFTQVGNDVGAQILGYMISTKNPTAVILPTKDVKEFKPAPTVASFSARGPGGLTESVLKPDLMAPGVSILAAAMPSTDKAEVPAGKKPSAFAIKSGTSMACPHVAGAGAFVKSAHPGWSPSMIRSALMTTATTTNNLGKPVASSTGAAATGHDMGAGEISPLRALSPGLVFDTTTNDYLNFLCYYGYKDKLVRKISGDAGFACPPGGTSPDLIATDLNYPSISVPRLVSGKPVAVSRTAMNVGPSNATYELAVEAPPGLSVKVLPERLVFSRRWTTAAYKVTFAAAAGGSKGYAYGAITWSDGAHSVRTPFAVNVV
- the LOC124668608 gene encoding 50S ribosomal protein 5, chloroplastic-like, translating into MALLLSPTVSFLASSSASPPRARALSTAASANNVVPSSALRLQCKNTASFSHVSPPKKMPVIVHASADAGAADAAEQPEKPKPAASIEEMPLESKQKMILEQRARMKAAKKLRQRRRRLVQKRRLRKKGSWPPSKMKKLKNI